A stretch of DNA from Cryptomeria japonica chromosome 4, Sugi_1.0, whole genome shotgun sequence:
AGATCCAAGTCCCATAACTGTTATATGAGAAGTAGTTGCAGGTAAGTTTTCCACTGAATTGTACTTATTGGAATTAGGAATTATGAACATGTGATCAAGACTTGTCTATGAGTAAGTGAAAATAGTTGTTTACTGAGAGATAAATACCTACAAGACTGAtattcaatatcttattttaagatGAATTGTTAGTGTTGTTTGGACTTGGGCTACTTAATATCACAGTATTTACACTGTGGTGTGCTCCATTGATTTATTTGTGTATTGACAATAGTTGTTTAGCTCTGTTTTTTTTTCCATTATTTGTTTGACGTTGCATAGTTTATTTTTGTTTACTTGTTTCAAAGGTCTTCTCATCCTGGGGCTTCCTGTACATTTTAATGGTATTTGTTTTCTCAAATCAgtagaattattattttttattcttgaAAAGGAAATATTAACTTCGGTTTGGTTTTTTTAAGGGAAAACAGGTGTGGTATAGGATAAAATTTGTTGGTATGACCAATAATAGCTGAGGCGAAGGAAGGGGCCAGTACTCAAACAATGAGTGAATGAACATGCCCGTAATAGGTAGGAAGGAGAGAGTTCGGTAAATGCAAGAGGGAAACCACCCACCTTCCATTCTCCAATGTGCATCTGATACATGGTTTTGGATCTAAAAAACAAAAAACGATTTTATATCTGTCCCACAGTTTTTAAACTCCAATTTGTCAATGCATTGAATGAATGTAGCTGCTTGTCTGATTGCACAGTATTGTTTTGTGGACAAACAGACAACATAACTGTAGTTTGAAAGGGGGCAGCACATACTAATTGTAGTAATTTCATCCTGCTGTTTTGCTGGCCCCCCTATGTCATATGATCTCAGAGAACAATATCAAAGATTATTAAGGAGAGATGAACACAGAAACCCAGTTGGGTTGCAGATGGAATGTATGTTTGTGGGGCTTCTTTTTGCATTGTTCAGAGTCTTTTCCAATCAGAACTAATCAAATTTCAATGCTTTGACACATTCTGCAACGCACCCAAATCAATAAAAAACTAGTGTTTAGTGGGCAGCAGTCATGCCAGATTATAAGCTTTATCAGGAGGGTGAATGGGAATTTGTGGAGGTTGATCCCAGCGGTCGTTATGGCCGGGTAAGTAAACTATTCTTAGCACTCTATATACAACTATAAAGTTCtgttgtgtgttgtgtgtgtgtgtatgattaaTACAGATCTGATTTCCCTTGCATGTTTGTTGTGTGCAGTACAATGAGGTGCTTGGCAAGGGGGCTTCTAAAACTGTGTAAATGTTTACTGTAGAACCCAAAAATCTATCATGTTTTATGCAGTCGAATATTTAAGTTTGGGCTTGTCTGTTAAGATTGTTTGTAATCTGGGCGGCTTGAATATGGAGGCTTGATttggcattggcattggcattggttGATGTATGTATGCAGTTACAGAGCTTTCGATGAGAGGGATGGGATTGAAGTGGCTTGGAACCAAGTGAAAATAAAGGATGTGCTACAGGCCCCTGAGGATCTGGAGAGGCTTTATTCAGAAGTCCATCTTCTCAAGACTCTGAATCACAAGAACATAATCAAATTCTATTCGTCATGGGTGGATACAAAGAGCATGAATATCAATTTCGTAACAGAGATGTTCACTTCTGGCTCTCTCAGACAGTAAGTAATTTGCTTTATATGAACTACTTCTACTTAATCAAAATGCcaagttttttattttattgtgtTCTGTCGGTATCCAGATTTAGGCAGAAGCACAAAAGGGTAGACATTAGGGCTGTGAAAAATTGGTCTCGTCAGATCTTGAGAGGTCTTCTGTACTTGCACAGCCATGACCCTCCCATTATACACAGAGATTTGAAGTGTGATAACATATTTATCAATGGAAACCAGGGTGAAGTTAAGATTGGAGACCTGGGTCTGGCTGCAATCCTTCGCAAATCTCATTCTGCTCACAGCATTATAGGTAATTTTATTGTTGTCAACTTCGTGCATTCGTTATAGGTTAGAACGGCCTTGTTTAATCTTTTGATTAAGAACTCATATGCACAAGTATGAAGTTGTAAGTTCCATCTAGACAATTGACAACCACTCTTTTAAGGACACTTCCCTGAAGGCCTCATTTTGGCCTTTTGGTAAACGGCCCTATATCCTTAAGTGCTTAGTTAGGAAAATTAATCTGAATTTTGATACCTTTTTCACAGGGACTCCTGAATTCATGGCTCCTGAGCTGTATGATGAAGAATACAATGAATTAGTCGATATCTATGCATTTGGGATGTGTCTGTTGGAAATGCTCACTTTTGAGTATCCTTATAGTGAATGTTCTAATCCGGCTCAAATCTACAAGAAAGTAACCTCTGTAAGTCTTCCGTAGACGATATATATATTTGCCTTGGTTGGATCTGTAATTGCTAAACAGTCTTATCATATCGATTTTTTACCTTAGACTTTTCCAGTTTATTCAAGGATTTTGGGATTGACTTTTAGTTCTTCAATCGATTCCCAGGGCAAGAAACCGGCGTGTCTGTACAAAGTGAAGGATCCTGAAGTTAGACAATTTGTGGAGAAATGTTTGGCCACTGTTTCCAGGAGGCTTCCTGCAAGGGAGCTCTTAATGGATCCATTTCTCCACGAGCATGGCATACAACATTCCTTTTCAAACTTAGACGTCCATAGAGATGACATGGATGAACTAGGGTCTTTCTTGAGGGAGATCCACATTAATGCGTCTCAAAATGGTGATAATGTGACACACAAGAATTTGCACTTTGCACGCCCTGCCAAGGAGAATGGGATTGTTGGACACCATGAGACCACAAAACACAACAAAGTTGTACCTTTGCCTGCAAGCTTCATAGAGGATGATTTGTCTCATGATATGGATTTTACTGTCAAGGGCAAGAAGAGGGACGATGACACCATTTTCTTACGACTGCGAATAGCAGACAAAGAAGGTAATTGCTGTAATATCACAGCAAAAAATGATTTAGTTTCTCTCAGTGTCTGAAGTGTAGCCTTATCAGTACAATAAATTGTTATGCTATTAAAAGTTGGTTCCTTCCATCAAACAGTCTTTAACCCGTATTCTTCACATCTCCTCTTATGCTTTGCAGGTCGTATTCGCAATATCTATTTTCCATTTGATGTGCAAGGAGATACAGCCATGAGTGTGGCCAGTGAAATGGTTGCTGAGCTTGACCTTGCCGATCAAGATGTTACAAAGATTGCAGATATGATTGATGAAGAAATTTTGGCTTTGGTACCCAATTGGAAGGCAGGGGTAGCCATAGATGATTATCAGCCATGCATGGACCATTGCCATTGTGTCACCAAAACAACTGAAGATTGCTGTGGGAGTTACACTGATTGTTTTTCTACCATTTCATCTGACAGTTCTATGTTGGAATATTTGAGGTCTCACTACTTGGTTGACAACATGCCTGGAATGTTGCCTTGTTGCACTCAAGTTGAGTGTGCAGCTATGCATGGTCGCTTTGAAGAAGTCACATTTCAGGTTGATGGAACTGGTTTTTCTTCATATGCAACTGAAGAGATTCCCACAATATCCAGTGAGTCATCGGATGTTCTTCGTCACGATTCCCATTACTGGGCTGCTGGTGAGTATCCAACTTCACCCGGATCTCTAGTCTCACTTGGTTCAGCACCTCCCAATTCTGAGGAATCTCAGTCTTGTCAAGTTTCCTCTGTTTATTGTAACACAGAGGTAGCAGGTTCAAGCAGGTCCACAGAGCCCTCAGAAAAGACAACATATGCAGAGGACCTGGACAAAGCTTGGAGGCATGGATTGTCCGAGGGGTCAACTCCTGTAACTGAATGTAGTTGTCTTAATTCTCCCCACAAGCAACAATCGCCATCAACAGTTGATCCTCTATCAGATGAAGATATTGATTCGATCAACAAGGAGCTGAGATTTTTGGCTATAGAACATGAGCAGGAATTAAAGGAATTGCAGAGAAAACATGAAAATGCCATCTTAGAAGTTAAAAATAGATGGAAAAACAGAAAAGCTCTCAGATCATACCCTAATAGGAACAAAATCAGTGGTGGAGTAAATAGTCAGGAATGTAAAATGAAGATGAATGGTGGCCAAGAACAATGGGAAGAAGACTATGCAATACAACACACAACAGCAAGTGATAAGGAATTTGGACCTGCAAAACAACATGAGCCAGACAATGGAGGAACAAGATATTCGAGAAGATCCAATCCAAAAGTATCAAAAAATACTGCGGTGATCTGCTCGGACATTACAGTTTCCAGAGAAACTACACTGTATTCTTATCCAGCGCTCATGCGTTCTCCTCTGCACATGCATTCTTCTCCTCCAAAGCCAGCCAAAAGAAATTTGGCGCCAAATAGAAGGCTAATGAAAATGCATTCTTTTAGTGAAGTTGATAGTCAGCTACACATGAATTCTCGTTCTACAGAAATTGGTAAGTTGAAAGGCAACAAGCCTATTACAGCATGTAGAGTAGAGAAGCATGGCAATACAAAACATTGCCATGGAGGTTCAAAACAGATGCCATCAATACCTCGGTCATCTTCCAGGGATTACagagaaggaagaagcagacagtAACCCTAATGTTTGAAAGTATTATATGTAACATAAATTTATTACCCTTAGACTAGATTCAATGTTGCAGAAAAGACTAATTATTGTATAGACTAGTGTTGCCTTGTGGATGAGGTATCATTCATAGCAATGCCAGGAGAGGTTTTCCAAAAAATATTCCTTGACCTCAGCACCTGTATGTTTCAGAATTTTGTCAGGAAAGATGGCAATTTGAAACACTACAGTAACCAAAGGAAAATTTTCTCATCTGCTTCcagtaggatgtgatgcaattgccAAGGGAAAATACATTATCAAGATGTACTCGAGAGTTCATCTCTATTCAGATGGTGCAACTGATGGACTGTACAATATAATATCAGTAACACACTTCCTGGCTGGAGACAACTGAGCTTCCTTGCCAGATTTCCCAATCAAGTGAGAATTTTTACATTGGAGGGATTTTAAATCATATGTTTGGAATTTTGCTTAATGCTAACCATGGATAAAAGATTGAGTTGAGATAGCATGCTTTGTTGAGCTTTAGGATTAATTTTGTATTCGACTTTGAGCAAATAAAGATTGTCGGTGCACTTCAATTCTTGTAAAAAGATGAAATAGTCTATTATGACATCTCTGTGTCTACACAAAGACACTGATGATATTATGTAATTCTATTTGGCATATGAACTATGTTAAAGAAAATTGGGATTGGTTGGCTTACGCAGGATTATACGGACATAACTGTTGTCAAGGACTGTTTGCTCCTAATCTTTGTAACTAGGTCAAAGGCAAACCGTCCGACTGTGGTGGATAGGCTGGGACCTAAAAAATGTTTAGCTTCACTTTTATATTGAAGATGGTTAACTGTGAAACCTGATTTAAAATTTGTTATTTTCTGCCACCTCTACATTGAAGAGGCATTTCTGAAACCCTTTTTTCAATTGGAAAATAAGCTTTTCCGTTCTCGGGATTGTTTTGGCCACATAAAATTTACTTGTTCACAAACAGACTCGAACACCAGGTTCCTCCCTAAAGACTGAAATCCATTAACCACTACACCACTCTTATATGGACAATGCAAAGGACCAAAATGCTGCTAGTTGACGGCCTATGAATTTTTCAAGGTGGGGTAGAATATTGCTGATTTGAGTGCTTTTGGAGAATAGAAACAGAAAGATGGAAAAACAGTTAGTCACAACCACTGTGTTTTGTCTAATTGATGTGCAGATCCAACAACATAGGTTTATAACTTTATAAAGGAGGTAATGCATCTTTTTGTTGTAAATGGTGGCTATTGAGTTGTACAGTGTACTTTAGAATGGAATACAAATATTTGAATATGGAAGCGGGTTACTAATTCACATTAATAAAATTAACATATTAGGCTGCATGGTTAAGACTCTTTTAGTTCCTTTGGAGACCCATTTGTCTTGTTGGCTATCAAATTGGTCTCATACTAAATTTGTGGGGATACTTACACAAGAGAAGATTAGATATATTATTGGTTGCATAAAGAGATCTTTGCCCCACTCAAGGAAGGAAAAAGGCCACTCCCTCGGCAAATGAGGAGAAATGTAACTCATGGTTCCAAAATCTCCAAACAAAAGAGCTTCTTTTTGCAAATCATTACTCAGAAAGGATGGCAAATTGCCACTGTGCTGCTCGCAAGTGGAATGGATTGTCCAATAAGGTTGTGCAGCTGGAACCCCTCATCTAGTGGCAGACCAAATTCTTGTAGGCGGACCCAAAGATGTCATCAATTGTCACCAAAAGTGCCAGGTAACTAGAAGATCTAATGAGTAATAACATATGTGGCAGAGTACCTACCAAGAGATCTTACTCTCCACTGCACAAACAATTTATTTACAATTCATTAAGTGGTTTTTGTTCTAATGATGTGTAGATCCTTAAACATAGAGATGCCTAAAGGAACTTGAGATGGTAGTATGGACTTTTTGTAATACTTTGTGAATATCGAACTGTACTTTCTAAGGAAATACAATATTTTAGATGGAAGCGGGTTTTTGTTTCACATTAATAATATTCAACAAATGACGATGCACAAAGAGTCTTTAAGTTCCTGTAAAAGTTTCAATTGTCTTGTTCTTGAGTAGTGTCAAGGCCTATGCCAAAAAATTAGTTGATGCATACATTAAAAAATGTAGGCAGTGTGTTTTTCAATAAAAAACACACATTTCCAAAATATAAGTATTTTAAGTGTTGGGATGATCATACATGTGTATTTTATGGCTATAAGTACATTTTAGTGCTTTTTGTATGCAGAATAACCCCTTCCTTTCTAGTGGATGCTCAAATTCTATTTTGATAAAAACATGTTGACCAACCTAATTTTTCTAGGTAGTGCTAACCCAAAGATTGTCACCAACAATCATCAAATATATCACGCAACTAGGTTCCTTGATGAGCAATATCAATTATGTGGTAGATCATCTACCAAGACGCTTCACCCTCCATTGCTCTTACAAATCATTTTGGATTGTTTTATCTAATCAATGTGAGGATCCTAAAACATACAAATGTCTATCCCACAACATGATGTCTAAAGAAGCTTGAAATTGTTTTGTGTCATTTTTCCTAGAATGTGATTGTATTTTTGAATATTCAAAATATTTGAACATGGAAGTAGGTTGTTTATTAGATAAGCAACAAACTAGGGTGTTGACTCTCTACAACAAAAGCCTCAAGGATTGAGAAACAGAAGCCATACCAGGCCACTTATGTCACACAATCAGAACTTCAAACTACCCACATCATGAGTGTGTTGAGCTCACACCCACAACTTGAGTATGGGATGGAAAGATGAAGAAGGGTGATCTTTCCTCTATCGACTAACAACGATCCAAGTGATGATGTCATCCAACATCCCAATATGAGGGGAAGCAAGAGGGCAACCTCTAAGGAGGGCCTATTAGCACACGAAGAGGGTGTATAGGGTGATGAGGTGAAAGAAGCAAAATTGAAGCAACAAACATAACAAAAGCTATAATAGTAACAACAAAACCCATGGTTGCACCGAGGACTAGAAGCACACTTGTGGCAAATGACATACTATTGGAAAAAAGACGTAGTAGGAAGCACAACCTGAGAGGAACACCGAGGAGGTTTTAGAGGAAGCTTAGTCTGCATAGGGCAAAAAATCCCTCAAAAGAGACCAAGGGCATAAAAGCCACACTAGAAGCAAGAGACACATAATCATCCTCAGAGGAGCCAGAGGACAAATCAAAAGCATAAATAGTTAAATGGTCACCAATAGCATCCTTCTACCACGTAGAAAAGCCCTTGTGACATGACAGAGGACAATCTCCATCAAGGTGATCAATGGAGAAGCACCAATGACAGCAAAAAAGGAGGCCCTCATAGTCAAGAGGTTGAGTTCGAGCCCTATCCCAGCCATCAAAACCACATTTCCATGAAGGGGCTTGGAGATGTCAAGTAATAAAAGTCCAATAAATAATGCAATGTTAAGAGTCTTTTAGTCCTTTTAAGGTCCAATTATCTTATTGGCTATCAAATTGTAACTATACATAAAAAGTAGTAGGGATATCTCTACAAAGAGTTAAGATACATTATTTGTTGAATAAAGAGAAGACCTCCACCCCATTCAAAAAAGGAAAAGGTGACTCCCTAGGTAAAGAGGAGCAACAACACTCATGGTTTCAAAGATCTCTCAACAAACTATTTTTCGCCAATCAGTCCCCATAGAACAGGGTAAAAAGGTTGCCAAGCTACCTATTCTTAGGACTTGTGCTTCTTGCAAGTCCTTgtcatttatttaatatttaaatgtctTGTGAAAATGGCCCCTCATGGTATAGGGCACCATCCTTGGAGAaatctttgagattatttatatgATGCACCCTACCACGTAGAATGTATGTATGACATGTGAAAGAGAGCATCTAGTGTCATTATATGATGCATAAGTGCATTTATGACATTGTTAGATGCGTAAGTGCATTTATGACATTGTTAGATGCGTAAGTGCATTTATGATTCGAGAAGCATAAGAAAAACTATGACATGTGTAAGAGTGTTATAAGAGCATTAAAGGGAAGTGACATAGGAGGCTTGGTGGAGCATTTTATATGGCTATGTATAGCATACATAAGAGCATCTTGCAAGAGGTTTGAATAGGTTGAATTGGAGCCCCCAATTTTGGTGGGTGGACTTTTTGACTTGAAAGTTAGATTTTATTATAGGAGTTATTATTGGAGAGGGCACATGCCCAAGCTACACAAAGACTTGGCTCATTGTTTTGATAAACCATTTGTACTTTCTTGATTCAAGTGCTTTGTTCAACACAACTTGTAGAGGGAGTAGTTGCCAAAGTGATTCATGTGAAGTTCCATGGAACTAACACTTCTGCACTCTAGATCTACTTGACACTTCTCATATTGTGCATACAAATATGATGGCACCAAAATATTTTTGTGTATAGTTGACTTTGGGGAAATGGCTTTGTGGATATTTGCACAAAAATTGTTTCTAGGAAGCTTTGTATGAAGACAATGCAAGGCAACTATGCATGTATTGATTAACCATATCAGACTAGCATGTACCAATGTGTTCATTCTTCAACCACACCATATTATTTCTTAGGAGTTTTGATAATAGTATTCCtaattcttgtaatatttttgttgTGTGCAACCTACTCATGCATTTTCTTAGGAGACTTAGTTCAACACTATACACTCCAAATATGTAGCAATATGCACAACCACATCATATAATGATCCCATTAGCAACATGTGGGTATGACTTTTGTCACTTGCTCATCCACATGTAAAGCAcaccatacacacacatatatcaaCCTTCAATACACTCTTTCTTTAAGTTTAGAGCCTCCACTTACTTAAATTTTTCGACAATTTTCTCATAGGGAACAAGTGTCTCCACCATGCATTTTTCTATATCTTCAATTCTCTACATAACCCTTTTTGCATTTAATATCAATTAGTACAAATTCTCGAACACCTCAGTACCTCAATGACAAATGTCTTCAAACCATTTC
This window harbors:
- the LOC131037892 gene encoding probable serine/threonine-protein kinase WNK9, which encodes MPDYKLYQEGEWEFVEVDPSGRYGRYNEVLGKGASKTVYRAFDERDGIEVAWNQVKIKDVLQAPEDLERLYSEVHLLKTLNHKNIIKFYSSWVDTKSMNINFVTEMFTSGSLRQFRQKHKRVDIRAVKNWSRQILRGLLYLHSHDPPIIHRDLKCDNIFINGNQGEVKIGDLGLAAILRKSHSAHSIIGTPEFMAPELYDEEYNELVDIYAFGMCLLEMLTFEYPYSECSNPAQIYKKVTSGKKPACLYKVKDPEVRQFVEKCLATVSRRLPARELLMDPFLHEHGIQHSFSNLDVHRDDMDELGSFLREIHINASQNGDNVTHKNLHFARPAKENGIVGHHETTKHNKVVPLPASFIEDDLSHDMDFTVKGKKRDDDTIFLRLRIADKEGRIRNIYFPFDVQGDTAMSVASEMVAELDLADQDVTKIADMIDEEILALVPNWKAGVAIDDYQPCMDHCHCVTKTTEDCCGSYTDCFSTISSDSSMLEYLRSHYLVDNMPGMLPCCTQVECAAMHGRFEEVTFQVDGTGFSSYATEEIPTISSESSDVLRHDSHYWAAGEYPTSPGSLVSLGSAPPNSEESQSCQVSSVYCNTEVAGSSRSTEPSEKTTYAEDLDKAWRHGLSEGSTPVTECSCLNSPHKQQSPSTVDPLSDEDIDSINKELRFLAIEHEQELKELQRKHENAILEVKNRWKNRKALRSYPNRNKISGGVNSQECKMKMNGGQEQWEEDYAIQHTTASDKEFGPAKQHEPDNGGTRYSRRSNPKVSKNTAVICSDITVSRETTLYSYPALMRSPLHMHSSPPKPAKRNLAPNRRLMKMHSFSEVDSQLHMNSRSTEIGKLKGNKPITACRVEKHGNTKHCHGGSKQMPSIPRSSSRDYREGRSRQ